From the Desulfallas thermosapovorans DSM 6562 genome, the window AATCCGGCGGGCCGGCCGAACCAACCCCGGGGCGGTAGTGGCGGTAACGGGTTGCTACGCCCAAACAGCTCCCGATGAGGTGCTGGAATTGGAGGGGGTCGATGTGGTGGTGGGGGCCGGGCGCCGGGCTGATATTGTGGACCTGGTGGAAAGCGCATCCAAAGGGCGTAAGGTAAAGGCGGTTGAGGATATTGCCGGGTGCCGGGAGTTCGAGGAACTGCCCGGCGAGTCTCACCAGGGCCGGGTAAGGGCTTACTTAAAAATTCAGGAGGGCTGCGAAAACTACTGCTCATATTGTATTATCCCCTATGCCCGGGGCCCCCTGCGCAGCCGGGCGCCGGAAAGTGTCCAGGCCGGAGTGCGCAGTCTGGTGAAACATGGCTTTAAGGAAGTGGTGCTTACCGGTATACATACCGGTGCCTATGGCCGGGGGACCGGCGGTGGTGTCGATTTAGTGCAATTGCTGGCCTCGCTGGCTAACGTGCCGGGTCTTGCCAGGCTGCGACTCAGTTCCCTGGAGCCAAACGATATTACGCCGGAATTATTGGACCTCGTGGCTTCCGGGCCGCCCTTTTGCCAGCATCTGCACATACCTTTGCAAAGCGGGGACGATTATATATTAAAGAAAATGAGGCGCCGTTATGACACCGGCTTTTTCCGTAGATTGCTGGCCCAGGTGCGTGATAAATTACCCGAAGTGGGTATCACCACCGATATTATGGTGGGCTTTCCCGGTGAAGAGGATGAACATTTCCGGCGGAGTTGTGCATTTGTTAAAGAAATGCAGTTTTCAGCGTTGCATGTGTTTAAATATTCACCCCGCCGGGGCACGCCTGCAGCGAACTTTCCCGGTCAGGTGGACCCCCGGGTCAAGGAGGAACGCAGCCGGGAATTAATTAATATCGGCCATGCACTGGCCCGCTCCTTTGCGGCCCGGTATCTGGGTAAAACGGTGCCGGTGCTGGTGGAACAAGCCGTGCCCGGTTTCACAGCCCGTGAACACGCCGGGCCGTTATTGGACCGAACGGCGGGTGAACACCGGGAAATATATGAAGGGTTGACTGAAAATTATGTGCGGGTTTTCTTTCCGGCCGGGGAAGAGTGGCGGGGACAACTGGCGGATATAAAGGTAACCGCAATCAGTGGCACCGGGCTTAAGGGGAGAATAATTTATAAATAAGGTATAAATAAGGCAGGATTTAGAGATGCCGTGTTGAAATGTAATAACAAGTCTTAAGTCGCCGTGATGCTTCTTTTTTAGGGAGGAGGTGGAAGAAGGTGCAGGAATGTATTTTCTGTAAGATAATAAACAGGGAAATTCCGGCTGATATTGTGTACGAGGACGACTGCATACTGGCGTTCAAGGACATTCAACCTGCCGCTCCTACCCACCTTTTGTTTATACCTAAAAAACATATTCCCACGTTTTTTGATCTACAGCCCGAGGATAGCCATATTCTGGGTAAACTGCAATTAGCCGCCGCTAGCGTGGCCAAAGACATGGGACTTACCGAGCGGGGATTTAGGCTTGTTTCCAACTGCATGAAGGATGCCGGTCAGCTGGTTTGGCATATTCATTATCATTTTTTGGCCGGCAGGACCCTTCAATGGCCGCCCGGGTAATTGACTACCCTAAAGGCATAATGTATAATGTTACGGTGTGGTAATTTTTATTTGGAGGTTGTATTTCAGCTTGATTTTAGTGCAAGTTTTACGGTTTAAGCGGAGGGGAGGGAAGAGTCAGTGGCAGAAGTCAGAGTAGGCAAAAATGAAACCCTGGACAGTGCCCTCCGGCGTTTTAAACGCACCTGTCAAAAGGCAGGGGTTCTCGCTGAAGCCAGAAAACACGAACATTACGAAAAGCCCAGCGTAAAAAGAAAGAAAAAGTCTGAAGCTGCTCGCAAGCGCAAGGCTAGATTTTCCAGATCGTTTTAATTGAATATAATTAAAGACCTTTGCGCGGTCTTGAACAACAAAGGGATGTGCCCGGTGCTAACAGCGCCGGGCATTTAAAATACCCGCGCATATAAAGGACAATTGCATAAAATACGTATGACACCTGGCTTTTAGGGGTCCCATTCATTTTAATTAAGAAACGGGGGGTTTTTAACGTGTCTCCGGAACTGGTTCCGTGGCTGGCGGTCTTGTCTTTATTGCTGGGCTTTTTGGCGCTGGTACTGGAAGTGTTTACCGCGGGTTTCGGGGTGGCCGGTCTGGCCGGAATTATCTTCATTGGCTGGGGTGTAATGCTGCTTAGTGTTGATGGTACCATTACCCTCAAAGCATTGGTGGTGGCCCTGGCGGTTGGTATACTGGTATTTGTGGCGGGCATTAAAGTAATGTCCAAATTTAATTTATGGCAGTGGTTTACTTTGGGTAACAGGCAGCGCAAAGAAGAGGGATACAGTGTGTCCAGACAGGAATTGGCGCGTTTTGCCGGTCAGGAAGGTGTTACCTTAACTCCGCTGCGCCCGTCCGGTGCCGCCCGGGTAAACGGGGAGCGCCTGGATGTGGTAAGTGAAGGGGGATTTATTCCGGCCGGGGCCAAGATAAAGGTGGTGCGTGTGGAAGGTATTCGTATCGTGGTGCGTTTGTGGGATCAATCATGATTATATCAGTTCCCGACTGCCGGGGCCGCCGCCTGTGGCGGTTATGGAAAAAGTTTGGCGGGTAAAAATATACTATACGATAAACTCCCTGGCATAGGTATGTATGAATAATTAGTTTAGAGGAGGTATTTAATGTTTGCCGGTATTACTTTTTTAATTCTTGTGGTACTTATTATACTGGCGGTGGTGGTTTTATTCAGTTTTATTCCGGTGGGGCTGTGGATTTCCGCTTTGGCGGCCGGTGTGCGGGTGGGCATTGTCACCCTGATCGGGATGCGCTTGCGCCGGGTACCCCCGGCCGGTATAGTTAACCCGCTGATTAAGGCTTACAAGGCCGGTCTGGATATAACGGTGGACCAGTTGGAAGCCCATTATCTGGCCGGCGGCAATGTGGACCGGGTGGTTGATGCACTGATCGCTTCGGAGCGGGCTAATATCAATTTGCTCTTTGAACGGGCCGCCGCCATTGACCTGGCGGGACGCAATGTGTTGGAAGCCGTGCAGATGAGTGTCAACCCCAAGGTTATCCAGACTCCCCTGGTATCGGCGGTGGCCAAGGACGGCATTGAAGTAAAGGTAATGGCCAGGGTGACGGTACGGGCCAATATCGACCGGCTGGTGGGCGGTGCCGGTGAGGAAACCGTTTTGGCCCGGGTGGGCGAAGGGGTGGTATCCACCGTGGGTTCCATGGAAAACCACAAAGAAGTGCTGGAAAACCCCGATTCTATTTCCCGTACGGTGCTGGAAAAAGGGCTTGATTCCGGTACTGCCTTTGAAATACTGTCCATTGACATAGCCGATGTTGATGTGGGCCGGAACATTGGTGCCACACTGCAAATGGATCAGGCCGAGGCGGATAAAAACATCGCCCAGGCCAAAGCTGAAGAACGGCGTGCCATGGCCGTGGCCCGGGAGCAGGAAATGAGGGCTGCCGTGGAAGAAATGCGAGCTAAAGTGGTGGAGGCCGAGGCCGAGGTGCCCAGGGCTTTGGCTGATGCGCTGCGGCAGGGTAATTTGGGAGTTATGGATTACTATAATATGCAGAATATACTGGCTGACACCGGTATGCGGCAAAATATATCCAAAATGGGCACGGGTGAAGATAAGGAAGAAGGGAACGGCTACCTTTCCAAATAGCGTTTGGAAATTGCCAGCATAATACCAAAGAAAATGGGGGGCATATAGCCGTGAGCACTACAATCATTATACTGATAATAGCATATCTTATAATGAGCAGAATCATGGGCAAAAACAGAGGTAACCTACCCCGAAGGCCTGGCCGCCCGCCCCGGGGGGATATTGAACATACCGCTTCGGGCGACGCAATTTGTAGAAATGAGGGTGGTCCACTGCCCGGCCCATGGGATGCCCGCAGCGAGGACGGCCTCCTGCCCGGCCCATGGGATGCCCGCGGCGAGGACGGCCCTCTGCCCGGCCCATGGGATACCCGCGGCGAGGACGGCCCTCTACCCGGCCCGTGGAACAGGCCCCCCCGCAGCGGAAACGTTCCGTCGCCCGACAGCCCGTGGGAATGGGAAAGGCCGGTGGAATTGGAGGAACCGGTCTTTAACCGGAGGCAGCAACCTGCGGCAGCAGAAACAATAAAGGATACCGGTCCTGTTGACGATACCGTTACCACCATACCACAAAAACCCACGGCAAACCGAATGTGGCGGCGTGCCGGTAATCCGCTGGCTACTGCAATACACAGCAAAAGAACCATTTTGGGGAGCATGATCCTCGGCGAAGTGCTAAACTCCCGTGGCGGTAGAAATAGACGCCATCGCGGTCTATTTCGATAAAGAGAATTCACTTGATTATTTTCTTGATAAAATAACCTTCGGGATCAATTTCATCACGTACCAGCCTGATTTCCTCCCGGGAAGGCGGCTCAAACTGGTAAACATTGTCGTCAACCAGCAGATCAAAACCGGTATTTTCCTGCACGCTTTGCACAGTTTCCCCGGGCATGGTGGCTAAAAGTTTCATGCGCCTTGTTTCATTATCAAACCCCAACACTGCCCGGGTGGTAATCACCCGGTATGGCCCCTTGCCCACCAGCCCGGCTCTTTTACGCGCACCGGGGCTGCCGTCCAAAAAGCCCGGGCTGGTCAAATAGCTCAACTTTTCCTTAAAACGTCTCTTCTCGTGCACCATGATGATAATAGTTCGCTCGCAGGAAGCGGCCATATCACTGGCACCGCCGCTGCCTGGCAAGCGTACTTTGGGGCTTTGGTAAAGCGCCGGGAAATCTCCGATCATGGTGGAGTTTAGATTGCCATAAACATCTATTTCAGCACCGCCGATAAAACCATAATCGCAAAAACCACGCTGAGCCAGTTCAAAGGCTGAATTGAGCCCCTGCAAATACATGGCTTTGCTGGTGGTTCGTGAATCACCCACTGAAAGAGGCAGCCCCCTGGTCAAGCGCGGCCCCACCGCCCCGGCTTCAAACACCGGTATGATGCCCGGGGCATGGGTAAGCTGGGCCAGGGTTATGGCCACCATCGGCAGCCCGGTACCTGCAAACACCACCTTGTTATTTTCCAGTAGGCGGGCTCCCGCCACAACGATCATTTCTTGGGGAGAAAAATCATCGGCATAAGTGTCAAGAATTTCCATGTTGTTCACCTCCCGCTGCTTAGTTGTCTGTGGAGCATGGCCGGAGATTTTGCATTTGCGCCGTTATCCGATCGTGATACGCTGTGGATAAGGCGAAAGTCCCTAATTTCAATTTGTTGAATGTGCTGCAGTTGTTTATAAGGTATCTTACTGAGAAATTCTGCTGTATTTTTAACCTCATAAATGTAGTGTGTATAATAATTTTCCAGTGGCTTTCGGTCACCTTTACGAAAGGCTTCTCCCGCTGCCTGCAGCTCTTTGATGTGTCTTTCGTCAAAATAATAATGACTATGACAGTTGCCGGGGTAAGCGCCGAAGGGTACTTCCACCACCGCGT encodes:
- the mtaB gene encoding tRNA (N(6)-L-threonylcarbamoyladenosine(37)-C(2))-methylthiotransferase MtaB: MAEKKVALTTLGCKVNQYESAALEELFRRRGYQVVDFDSPADVYIINTCTVTHLGDRKSRQLIRRAGRTNPGAVVAVTGCYAQTAPDEVLELEGVDVVVGAGRRADIVDLVESASKGRKVKAVEDIAGCREFEELPGESHQGRVRAYLKIQEGCENYCSYCIIPYARGPLRSRAPESVQAGVRSLVKHGFKEVVLTGIHTGAYGRGTGGGVDLVQLLASLANVPGLARLRLSSLEPNDITPELLDLVASGPPFCQHLHIPLQSGDDYILKKMRRRYDTGFFRRLLAQVRDKLPEVGITTDIMVGFPGEEDEHFRRSCAFVKEMQFSALHVFKYSPRRGTPAANFPGQVDPRVKEERSRELINIGHALARSFAARYLGKTVPVLVEQAVPGFTAREHAGPLLDRTAGEHREIYEGLTENYVRVFFPAGEEWRGQLADIKVTAISGTGLKGRIIYK
- a CDS encoding histidine triad nucleotide-binding protein, with amino-acid sequence MQECIFCKIINREIPADIVYEDDCILAFKDIQPAAPTHLLFIPKKHIPTFFDLQPEDSHILGKLQLAAASVAKDMGLTERGFRLVSNCMKDAGQLVWHIHYHFLAGRTLQWPPG
- the rpsU gene encoding 30S ribosomal protein S21, whose product is MAEVRVGKNETLDSALRRFKRTCQKAGVLAEARKHEHYEKPSVKRKKKSEAARKRKARFSRSF
- a CDS encoding NfeD family protein, with product MSPELVPWLAVLSLLLGFLALVLEVFTAGFGVAGLAGIIFIGWGVMLLSVDGTITLKALVVALAVGILVFVAGIKVMSKFNLWQWFTLGNRQRKEEGYSVSRQELARFAGQEGVTLTPLRPSGAARVNGERLDVVSEGGFIPAGAKIKVVRVEGIRIVVRLWDQS
- the floA gene encoding flotillin-like protein FloA (flotillin-like protein involved in membrane lipid rafts) yields the protein MFAGITFLILVVLIILAVVVLFSFIPVGLWISALAAGVRVGIVTLIGMRLRRVPPAGIVNPLIKAYKAGLDITVDQLEAHYLAGGNVDRVVDALIASERANINLLFERAAAIDLAGRNVLEAVQMSVNPKVIQTPLVSAVAKDGIEVKVMARVTVRANIDRLVGGAGEETVLARVGEGVVSTVGSMENHKEVLENPDSISRTVLEKGLDSGTAFEILSIDIADVDVGRNIGATLQMDQAEADKNIAQAKAEERRAMAVAREQEMRAAVEEMRAKVVEAEAEVPRALADALRQGNLGVMDYYNMQNILADTGMRQNISKMGTGEDKEEGNGYLSK
- a CDS encoding CoA-transferase subunit beta produces the protein MEILDTYADDFSPQEMIVVAGARLLENNKVVFAGTGLPMVAITLAQLTHAPGIIPVFEAGAVGPRLTRGLPLSVGDSRTTSKAMYLQGLNSAFELAQRGFCDYGFIGGAEIDVYGNLNSTMIGDFPALYQSPKVRLPGSGGASDMAASCERTIIIMVHEKRRFKEKLSYLTSPGFLDGSPGARKRAGLVGKGPYRVITTRAVLGFDNETRRMKLLATMPGETVQSVQENTGFDLLVDDNVYQFEPPSREEIRLVRDEIDPEGYFIKKIIK